In Solanum stenotomum isolate F172 chromosome 6, ASM1918654v1, whole genome shotgun sequence, one DNA window encodes the following:
- the LOC125868061 gene encoding homeobox-leucine zipper protein HOX3 yields MEIMPESSTCLELTISIPGSSSNSSSFPSSGEGGGERYNMMRELDINQVPSSGNINDEEISMEEEEEEESSNNNNNNNNGAPRKKLRLTKQQSFLLEESFRQNHTLNPKQKEALAMQLKLKARQVEVWFQNRRARSKLKQTEMECEYLKRWFGSLSEQNRRLKKEVEELRAMKVGPPTVLSPHSCHPLPASTLTMCPHCERVTRTNVRDVSKI; encoded by the exons atggaGATTATGCCAGAAAGTTCAACTTGTTTGGAGCTAACCATATCTATTCCTGGATCTTCTTCtaattcttcatcttttccttcttctg GTGAAGGGGGTGGTGAACGTTATAATATGATGAGAGAGCTTGATATAAATCAAGTACCTTCAAGTGGAAATAtaaatgatgaagaaattagcatggaggaagaagaagaagaagagagctctaataataataataataataataatggggCTCCAAGGAAGAAACTACGTttaacaaaacaacaatcttTTCTTCTTGAAGAAAGCTTTAGACAAAATCATACTTTGAACCCG AAACAAAAGGAAGCTTTAGCCATGCAATTAAAGTTAAAGGCAAGGCAAGTGGAGGTTTGGTTTCAAAACCGTAGAGCAAG AAGCAAGCTAAAGCAAACCGAGATGGAATGTGAGTACTTAAAGAGATGGTTTGGTTCATTGAGTGAACAAAATCGAAGATTAAAGAAAGAAGTTGAAGAGTTACGAGCCATGAAAGTAGGTCCGCCAACGGTGTTATCACCCCATAGTTGCCATCCCCTACCGGCATCTACACTCACCATGTGCCCTCATTGTGAACGCGTCACCAGGACTAATGTCAGAGAcgtatccaaaatttaa